One Nonomuraea angiospora DNA segment encodes these proteins:
- a CDS encoding lytic polysaccharide monooxygenase encodes MRLFKSAAITAVMVLITSVLMVPTQALAHGVSMFPAARTFLCWQDGLRENGQIIPYNPACAAAVAQSGTTPLYNWFAVLRSDGGGRTTGFIPDGQLCSGGTGGPYDFSAYNAVRSDWPLTHLTSGATIQMRHSNWAKHPGAFNYYITKNGWNPNGPLKWSDLEPFGSATNPPDTGPAGALNYYYWNAQLPSGKTGRHIIYTMWVRSDSNENFYSCSDVVFDGGNGEVTGVGPGQSTPTATPTVTPTVTPTANPGACTATWKATDTGWAGHFQGEVTVKNTSASSINGWTVKWAYSGGQGFDGSPWNGVLSGQPPNVAVKNAAYNGQLAPNATTTFGFNATGSIPNPAPALTCTSP; translated from the coding sequence ATGAGGTTATTCAAGTCGGCGGCGATCACCGCCGTCATGGTTCTGATCACGTCTGTCCTGATGGTGCCCACGCAGGCACTGGCGCACGGGGTGTCGATGTTCCCCGCGGCGCGGACGTTCCTGTGCTGGCAGGACGGCCTGCGGGAGAACGGCCAGATCATCCCCTACAACCCCGCGTGCGCGGCGGCCGTCGCGCAGAGCGGCACGACCCCGCTGTACAACTGGTTCGCGGTGCTGCGCTCCGACGGCGGGGGCAGGACCACCGGGTTCATCCCCGACGGGCAGCTCTGCAGCGGCGGCACCGGCGGTCCCTACGACTTCTCCGCCTACAACGCGGTGCGCAGCGACTGGCCGCTGACGCACCTGACCTCGGGCGCCACCATCCAGATGCGGCACAGCAACTGGGCCAAGCACCCCGGCGCCTTCAACTACTACATCACCAAGAACGGCTGGAACCCCAACGGGCCGCTGAAGTGGTCCGACCTGGAGCCGTTCGGCAGCGCCACCAACCCGCCCGACACCGGCCCCGCCGGCGCGCTCAACTACTACTACTGGAACGCCCAGCTCCCGTCCGGCAAGACCGGCCGGCACATCATCTACACGATGTGGGTGCGCTCCGACAGCAACGAGAACTTCTACAGCTGCTCCGACGTCGTCTTCGACGGCGGCAACGGCGAGGTCACCGGTGTCGGCCCGGGCCAGAGCACGCCCACCGCCACCCCGACCGTGACCCCGACGGTGACGCCCACGGCCAACCCGGGCGCCTGCACCGCCACGTGGAAGGCCACGGACACCGGCTGGGCCGGCCACTTCCAGGGCGAGGTGACCGTGAAGAACACGAGCGCCTCCTCCATCAACGGCTGGACGGTCAAGTGGGCCTACTCCGGCGGCCAGGGCTTCGACGGCTCGCCGTGGAACGGCGTGCTGTCCGGGCAGCCGCCCAACGTGGCGGTCAAGAACGCCGCCTACAACGGGCAGCTCGCGCCGAACGCGACCACCACGTTCGGCTTCAACGCCACCGGTTCGATCCCCAACCCGGCCCCGGCCCTGACCTGCACCAGCCCGTGA
- a CDS encoding cellulase family glycosylhydrolase, with protein MRPLITALACLLAFFVAPVAPADAAVGIHVSGTKIVEASGQEFVMRGTSHAHTWYATQTKAFADIKSLKANTVRVVLSGGRWTPNSVSDVANVVSLCKQNKLICVLENHDTTGYGEQSGAYTLDQAANYWISVKSALVGQEDYVIVNIGNEPIGNNAVTPGWAAATTAAIQKLRSNGFQHALMVDAPNWGQDWQFGMRDNARAVFDSDPAKNTIFSIHMYGVFDTAAEINAYMDAFKTAGLPLVVGEFGFNHSDGNPDEDTIMAQAVSRGLGYLGWSWSGNGGGVEYLDQVTNFDVTQLTDWGRRLFNGANGIAATSKQASIYGGGTTDPTPPSTPGTPSASGITSSGANLSWTASTDNVGVTGYDVYTSTGTPLGSTATNSIALTGLSPATAYQVYVKARDAAGNQSAASPTASFTTLSGGGTGGGCTATGTVQSQWSTGYVVQPVTVTNTSTSTKSSWTVTFTLPAGHTLTGSWNATVTVSGQTVTAKNLSYNGTLAPNAGTSFGVQASRPSGNTSVPSGYTCAN; from the coding sequence ATGAGACCACTGATCACCGCGCTGGCCTGCCTCCTCGCCTTCTTCGTCGCCCCCGTCGCCCCCGCGGACGCCGCCGTCGGCATCCACGTGAGCGGCACGAAGATCGTCGAGGCCAGCGGTCAGGAGTTCGTCATGCGCGGCACCAGCCACGCGCACACGTGGTACGCGACGCAGACCAAGGCGTTCGCGGACATCAAGTCGCTGAAGGCCAACACCGTGCGGGTCGTGCTGAGCGGCGGCCGTTGGACCCCCAACAGCGTCTCCGACGTGGCCAACGTCGTCTCCCTCTGCAAGCAGAACAAGCTCATCTGCGTGCTGGAGAACCACGACACCACCGGGTACGGCGAGCAGAGCGGCGCCTACACCCTCGACCAGGCCGCCAACTACTGGATCAGCGTCAAGTCCGCCCTGGTCGGCCAGGAGGACTACGTCATCGTCAACATCGGCAACGAGCCGATCGGCAACAACGCCGTCACCCCGGGCTGGGCCGCCGCCACCACGGCCGCGATCCAGAAGCTGCGCAGCAACGGCTTCCAGCACGCGCTGATGGTGGACGCGCCCAACTGGGGTCAGGACTGGCAGTTCGGCATGCGCGACAACGCGCGGGCGGTCTTCGACAGCGACCCGGCCAAGAACACGATCTTCTCCATCCACATGTACGGCGTCTTCGACACGGCCGCGGAGATCAACGCGTACATGGACGCGTTCAAGACCGCGGGACTGCCGCTGGTCGTCGGCGAGTTCGGCTTCAACCACTCCGACGGCAACCCGGACGAGGACACGATCATGGCCCAGGCCGTGAGCCGCGGCCTCGGCTACCTGGGCTGGTCGTGGAGCGGCAACGGCGGCGGCGTCGAATACCTCGACCAGGTCACCAACTTCGACGTCACCCAGCTCACCGATTGGGGCCGGCGGCTGTTCAACGGCGCCAACGGCATCGCCGCCACCTCCAAGCAGGCCTCGATCTACGGCGGCGGCACCACCGACCCGACCCCGCCGAGCACGCCCGGCACCCCGTCGGCCTCCGGCATCACCTCGTCGGGGGCGAACCTGTCCTGGACGGCCTCCACGGACAACGTGGGCGTGACCGGCTACGACGTCTACACCTCGACCGGGACCCCGCTCGGCTCGACCGCGACGAACTCGATTGCCCTGACCGGGCTGTCGCCGGCGACCGCGTACCAGGTGTACGTCAAGGCCAGGGACGCGGCCGGCAACCAGTCCGCCGCGTCGCCGACGGCGTCGTTCACCACGCTCAGCGGCGGCGGCACCGGCGGCGGCTGCACGGCCACCGGCACCGTGCAGAGCCAGTGGAGCACCGGGTACGTGGTGCAGCCCGTGACCGTGACCAACACCAGCACCTCCACCAAGTCGAGCTGGACGGTGACCTTCACGCTGCCGGCCGGCCACACGCTCACCGGCTCCTGGAACGCCACGGTGACGGTCAGCGGCCAGACCGTGACGGCCAAGAACCTGAGCTACAACGGCACACTCGCGCCCAACGCCGGCACGAGCTTCGGGGTGCAGGCGAGCCGGCCGAGCGGCAACACGTCCGTGCCGTCCGGCTACACATGTGCCAACTGA
- a CDS encoding serine/threonine-protein kinase: MSRLEPGDILARRYLLLDPLARGGMSVIWRAFDQSLHRMIAVKVLTASLHAGGGERISARSEARAAARFIHPDSIDIYDYGETVTTNGGVAAYVVMPLLDGTPLAERIEQGPLPWTEAAAIALRLARVLMAGHARGLVHRDVTAENVLLTADGPKLLDFGIAAWAGDPDDGRGTPPYVAPERLLGAPTHPAVDVYALGVLLHTMLTGRTPYPETTWEEIEAARRTYPPPRVAGVPYSLASLCQRCLADRPDRRPTAAEIVSALTSALGAASLGRHVRRGLTVAGSAAVALSALLWFQQTGLQQQPPPRPQPEVAVRTSPTAKLLESTPASAISVEQAVDGFNTVLEARTPCGATDADVVLDLKQVLRGAVGPHGPTVSRTDNLRQKLSVRFGEGRLAPACLSELQARLDDIDAALDRD; the protein is encoded by the coding sequence GTGAGTCGGCTTGAGCCGGGGGACATACTGGCCCGCAGGTATCTGTTGCTGGATCCGCTGGCCCGGGGGGGCATGTCGGTCATCTGGCGTGCCTTCGACCAGTCGCTGCACCGGATGATCGCCGTCAAGGTGCTCACCGCCTCACTTCATGCCGGCGGCGGCGAGCGCATCAGCGCCCGCAGCGAGGCGCGCGCCGCCGCCCGGTTCATCCATCCCGACTCCATCGACATCTACGACTACGGCGAGACCGTCACCACGAACGGCGGTGTGGCCGCCTACGTGGTGATGCCGCTGCTCGACGGCACGCCGCTGGCCGAGCGCATCGAGCAGGGGCCGCTGCCGTGGACCGAGGCGGCGGCCATCGCGCTGCGGCTGGCCCGGGTCCTGATGGCCGGGCACGCCCGCGGCCTGGTCCACCGGGACGTCACGGCCGAGAACGTGCTGCTCACCGCCGACGGGCCCAAGCTGCTCGACTTCGGCATCGCGGCCTGGGCCGGGGACCCCGACGACGGCCGCGGCACCCCTCCCTACGTCGCCCCGGAACGGCTGCTCGGCGCGCCGACCCATCCCGCGGTCGACGTGTACGCCCTCGGCGTGCTGCTGCACACCATGCTCACCGGGCGGACGCCGTACCCGGAGACGACGTGGGAGGAGATCGAGGCGGCGCGCAGGACGTATCCACCGCCCCGCGTCGCCGGCGTGCCGTACTCCCTGGCCTCGCTCTGCCAGCGCTGCCTGGCGGACCGGCCGGACCGGCGGCCGACCGCGGCCGAGATCGTCTCGGCGCTGACCTCCGCGCTGGGCGCGGCGAGCCTCGGGCGGCATGTCCGCCGCGGCCTCACGGTCGCCGGTTCGGCGGCCGTCGCGCTCTCGGCCCTGCTGTGGTTCCAGCAGACGGGGCTCCAGCAGCAGCCGCCGCCGAGGCCGCAGCCGGAGGTGGCGGTCAGGACGTCGCCGACCGCCAAGCTGCTCGAGAGCACGCCGGCCTCGGCGATCAGCGTCGAGCAGGCCGTGGACGGCTTCAACACGGTGCTGGAGGCCAGGACGCCGTGCGGCGCGACCGACGCGGACGTGGTGCTGGACCTCAAACAGGTGCTGCGCGGCGCGGTGGGGCCGCACGGCCCGACGGTGTCGAGGACGGACAACCTGCGCCAGAAGCTGTCCGTCCGCTTCGGTGAGGGGCGGCTCGCACCCGCCTGCCTGAGCGAGCTGCAGGCCAGGCTCGACGACATCGACGCCGCGCTCGACCGGGATTGA